One genomic segment of Coffea arabica cultivar ET-39 chromosome 6e, Coffea Arabica ET-39 HiFi, whole genome shotgun sequence includes these proteins:
- the LOC140009895 gene encoding uncharacterized protein: MALEIEIKDLIVFSDSDLLVHQMLKEWISRHSKILPYHCNLLDLANKFRSLEFRHIPRARNIFADTLATLSSMIQHPDELVIEPIQIQLQEKPAYCLVMKKSFDGRPWYSDIKEFLKIGSYPSGADTTTKSVLRRLSSKFFLNGEVVYKRTSDLGLLRCIDEDEIYYLMKEVHSGFLSENALNVNCMEIYTYSSHGITQYDCSMTMFNVETESYKHVTKKVVTHFIRKHIICHFGVPETLITDNAKNLNNDMVDGLCEQFKIRHRNSTIYRPQMNRVVKAANKNLKKIIHKMTKRHRDWHKKLPYALMAYRTFTVATPYNLMYRMKAVLPSEIEIPSLRILTETKLDEVDWIKQRQE; this comes from the exons ATGGCGTTGGAGATAGAGATCAAGGATTTAATAGTGTTCAGTGATTCCGATCTACTCGTGCATCAAATGCTCAAAGAATGGATAAGTCGACATTCAAAGATTTTGCCATATCATTGCAATTTACTGGATTTGGCAAATAAATTCAGAAGTTTGGAGTTCAGGCATATTCCACGTGCTCGAAATATTTTTGCTGATACTTTGGCCACTTTATCTTCAATGATTCAACATCCAGATGAGTTAGTGATTGAACCTATCCAAATTCAATTACAAGAAAAGCCTGCATATTGTCTGGTTATGAAAAAATCTTTTGATGGTCGTCCCTGGTACAGCGATATtaaggaatttctcaaaattgggTCCTATCCTTCAGGTGCTGATACGACTACTAAGAGTGTCTTGCGTAGATTGTCATCCaagtttttcttaaatggagagGTGGTATACAAAAGGACGTCAGACTTAGGCCTTCTAAGAtgcattgatgaagatgaaatatattatttgatgaaagaagtgcacagTGGT TTTTTGTCAGAAAATGCATTAAATGTCAATTGCATGGAGATTTATACGTACTCCTCCCATGGAATTACACAGTATGACTGCTCCATGACcatgttcaat GTCGAAACTGAATCTTACAAGCACGTGACTAAGAAGGTAGTGACACATTTTATAAGGAAACACATCATTTGTCATTTTGGCGTGCCAGAGACATTAATTACCGACAATGCAAAGAATCTcaacaatgacatggtggatGGGTTATGCGAACAATTCAAAATCAGGCATCGAAATTCTACTATTTATAGACCACAGATGAATAGAGTTGTGAAGGCAGCGAATAAGAACTTGAAAAAGATAATCCATAAAATGACAAAAAGACATCGTGATTGGCATAAAAAGCTCCCCTATGCATTAATGGCATATAGAACTTTTACTGTGGCAACGCCTTACAATCTCATGTACAGAATGAAAGCAGTTTTGCCATCTGAgattgaaattccttcattgcgCATACTAACGGAGACCAAACTGGATGAAGTTGATTGGATTAAACAACGTCAAGAGTAG